A region of Candidatus Bathyarchaeia archaeon DNA encodes the following proteins:
- a CDS encoding glycosyltransferase family 2 protein, with protein MAPVSLSVIIPVYKESALLETVLAKLLEDKYQPKEIIVTIDEPTEKSRDLARKMRGQVKFHLNPQRLGKAVALNQAVKDSSGEILFFLDGDVDIKDQDHNFLSVLVEEMRDTDLLDIRKGVIRQSFLSRLISYDFLVINMTNWIYSRSGRALGINGSAFAVKRQVFDKLGGFKAVLSEDMDFTMRCFLADCRFKFTNKIEVLNEVPNTWKAWYAQRMRWAIGSLLWFKDYYKEIGKSLVKYPIFLLPLIIVCTPSIIFTVSYLLTYNLLYGALTILLLPFSPILAGVTLLVKWAIAFVIYITGFGVSSSLFKVISAKLRYLYYFAEYVVYFFVYSPLLLAVTLIGFIHLILRYENIVETQVRWEI; from the coding sequence TTGGCTCCTGTAAGCCTCAGCGTCATCATACCTGTCTACAAAGAGTCCGCCCTGCTCGAGACGGTTCTAGCGAAACTGCTGGAAGATAAATACCAGCCCAAAGAGATAATCGTTACAATCGATGAGCCCACCGAAAAAAGCCGGGATTTGGCTAGAAAGATGAGGGGGCAGGTGAAGTTCCACCTCAACCCGCAGAGGCTGGGTAAAGCGGTTGCATTGAACCAAGCCGTCAAAGATTCTAGTGGAGAGATCCTCTTCTTCCTAGACGGCGACGTAGACATCAAAGACCAAGACCATAATTTTCTGAGCGTTTTGGTCGAAGAGATGAGAGATACAGACCTGTTGGATATAAGAAAAGGAGTGATAAGGCAATCTTTCCTCTCACGGCTCATCAGTTATGATTTCCTAGTAATTAACATGACCAACTGGATATACTCGCGCTCGGGGAGGGCTCTAGGAATAAACGGCTCAGCGTTCGCAGTAAAAAGGCAAGTGTTCGATAAGTTAGGCGGCTTCAAGGCTGTTCTATCGGAGGATATGGATTTCACGATGCGCTGCTTCCTAGCGGATTGCAGATTCAAGTTCACGAACAAGATTGAAGTGTTGAATGAGGTCCCTAATACATGGAAAGCGTGGTATGCCCAAAGGATGAGGTGGGCTATAGGCTCACTTCTCTGGTTTAAGGATTATTACAAAGAGATAGGGAAGAGTTTAGTAAAGTATCCCATATTCTTACTGCCCCTAATAATTGTATGTACACCCTCCATAATATTCACAGTTTCATACCTCCTAACCTACAACCTACTCTACGGTGCGTTAACAATCCTTTTACTGCCTTTCTCACCTATACTGGCTGGAGTGACATTACTCGTGAAATGGGCTATCGCCTTTGTAATCTACATAACAGGCTTCGGGGTCTCATCTTCATTATTCAAGGTTATATCCGCCAAGCTCAGGTACCTCTACTACTTTGCCGAGTACGTCGTCTACTTTTTTGTCTATTCGCCTCTCTTACTCGCCGTGACATTGATAGGCTTCATCCACCTAATTTTGCGGTATGAAAATATAGTTGAGACTCAGGTTCGGTGGGAAATCTAA